The following DNA comes from Moritella sp. 24.
TTCGTACGTAAGTTCCTTGGAATTCCATTGCTTTAATTTGCACGGGAATGTCTTGAGCATCGCCTTGGTCATCATCGCTAAATTGAATATCTTCAGGGCGAACGGCTAAATCAAACATCTCACCACGGCTTAATTTATGTTTTGGTTTTGGTAATAGCGTTTCCGCGATACGGATTTGTTCATCACTGATCACTGAGCTGGCAATGAAATTCATATTACCGACAAATTCTGCGACAAATCGTGAGGCTGGTTTGTCGTAAATCTCTTGTGGTGTGCCCACTTGTTCAATGACACCGTGATTCATGACGACAATACGATCAGCCATTGCTAAGGCTTCTTCTTGATCATGGGTAACCATAATCGTTGTAATACCCAACTTACGTTGTAGCGAGCGGATTTCATCACGAAGATGAGTACGTACCTGTGCATCTAATGCAGAAAGCGGTTCGTCTAATAATAATAGTCCTGGTGATAACGCTAATGCGCGTGCTAGCGCAACACGTTGTTGTTGACCACCGGACAGTTGATTCGGGTATTTAGGAGCCGAACTTTCTAAACCAATAA
Coding sequences within:
- a CDS encoding putative 2-aminoethylphosphonate ABC transporter ATP-binding protein, coding for MNTYLNINNLVKKFGNFTALNDISLQINQGEFICFLGPSGCGKTTLLRAIAGLDLATSGCILQDGKDTTFLPPEKRDFGIVFQSYALFPNLTVAENISVGLHNQGKSVAEAVDIVNHWLGIIGLESSAPKYPNQLSGGQQQRVALARALALSPGLLLLDEPLSALDAQVRTHLRDEIRSLQRKLGITTIMVTHDQEEALAMADRIVVMNHGVIEQVGTPQEIYDKPASRFVAEFVGNMNFIASSVISDEQIRIAETLLPKPKHKLSRGEMFDLAVRPEDIQFSDDDQGDAQDIPVQIKAMEFQGTYVRTECQLIGNMSAPMIKVDVPIRDVRKLGLTNGEFRRIRYSDEFTHAFPRKQNKASMTANAQAVGA